The following are encoded together in the Pygocentrus nattereri isolate fPygNat1 chromosome 15, fPygNat1.pri, whole genome shotgun sequence genome:
- the alpi.1 gene encoding alkaline phosphatase, intestinal, tandem duplicate 1 — translation MRLEPYLLLLICWSSTGAEAGAEWEADPSFWNDQARRTLEDALKLQPRVHRAKNIILFVGDGMGVSTVSAARILRGQMEGQSGEETVLAMDTFPYLALSKTYSVDKQVADSASTATAYHCGVKANSKTVGVSANAVAYECNTTFGNEVYSVLHRAKAQGKSVGIVTNTRVQHASPAAAYAHSVSRSWYSDVDLPSAARRQGCTDISTQLVTNTDIDVILGGGRMYMTPKGTPDPEYPSSSSRKGDRKDKKNLIEVWLNDRKDRNAQYVWHKEQFNAVDVKTTDCLMGLFEPKDMRYEVFRNRSRDPSIVEMTEKAIQILSKNPKGFFLFVEGGRIDHGHHDGIAKLALTETVMFDRAVQRASELTKESETLTVVTADHSHVFTFGGNTPRGNPIFGLAPKKADDRLPFTSILYANGPGYVHVNGTRANVSAVDYFDEEYMQQAAVPLDAETHGGEDVAIYAKGPMAHLFHGVKEQHYVAHALAYAACLEPYTHCPPDPLQSGTHGHPLSTLLISVTSLICLVTR, via the exons CTGAATGGGAGGCAGACCCGAGTTTTTGGAATGACCAGGCCAGAAGAACGCTGGAGGACGCTCTGAAACTGCAGCCTCGGGTCCACCGGGCCAAAAACATCATTCTGTTCGTCGGTGATG GTATGGGAGTGTCCACTGTGTCTGCAGCCCGAATCCTGAGAGGACAGATGGAGGGCCAGTCAGGGGAGGAGACAGTTCTGGCTATGGATACCTTCCCTTACCTCGCTCTGTCAAAG ACCTACAGTGTGGACAAGCAGGTTGCGGACAGCGCCAGCACAGCCACGGCGTATCACTGCGGGGTCAAAGCCAACTCCAAAACCGTGGGTGTGAGCGCGAACGCCGTGGCCTATGAGTGCAACACCACCTTCGGGAACGAGGTCTACTCCGTCCTGCACCGCGCCAAGGCTCAAG GGAAGTCTGTGGGCATAGTGACCAACACTCGCGTCCAGCACGCCTCTCCGGCCGCAGCGTATGCCCACTCGGTGAGCCGTAGCTGGTACAGCGACGTGGATCTACCCTCTGCTGCCCGCCGGCAGGGCTGCACCGATATCTCCACACAACTGGTCACCAACACAGACATCGAC GTCATTCTCGGAGGTGGACGGATGTATATGACGCCCAAAGGCACCCCGGATCCAGAGTACCCGTCATCATCCTCACGAAAAGGAGACCGGAAGGACAAGAAGAACCTCATTGAGGTCTGGCTGAATGACCGCAAG GACAGGAACGCTCAGTACGTTTGGCACAAGGAGCAGTTCAACGCTGTGGACGTCAAAACCACAGACTGCCTGATGg GTCTGTTTGAACCCAAGGACATGAGATATGAGGTGTTCAGAAACCGCAGCCGTGACCCCTCCATCGTGGAAATGACCGAGAAGGCCATTCAGATCCTCAGCAAGAACCCAAAGGGCTTTTTCCTCTTTGTAGAAG GGGGGAGAATTGATCATGGGCATCATGATGGCATCGCTAAACTGGCCCTGACGGAGACGGTGATGTTTGACAGGGCGGTCCAGCGAGCATCTGAACTGACCAAAGAATCCGAGACCCTGACTGTGGTGACTGCGGATCACTCACATGTCTTTACATTTGGTGGGAACACACCCCGGGGGAACCCCATATTTG GTTTGGCACCTAAAAAGGCTGATGACAGACTCCCCTTCACCAGCATCCTGTACGCTAACGGGCCGGGATACGTACACGTGAACGGGACGAGGGCGAACGTCTCGGCGGTGGACTACT ttgATGAGGAGTACATGCAGCAGGCCGCCGTTCCATTAGACGCCGAAACTCACGGAGGAGAGGACGTAGCCATTTACGCAAAGGGCCCCATGGCCCACCTGTTCCACGGAGTGAAGGAACAGCACTATGTAGCTCACGCTCTGGCCTACGCAGCCTGTCTGGAACCGTACACGCACTGCCCCCCTGACCCCTTGCAGTCGGGGACTCACGGACACCCCCTCTCCACTCTGCTCATATCAGTAACCAGCCTGATCTGCCTCGTCACCAGATGA